From a single Euzebyales bacterium genomic region:
- a CDS encoding TetR/AcrR family transcriptional regulator C-terminal domain-containing protein, with product MAVVTQPHLVRMLRMLIAEAERFPALATAWHRRAPRQAHRTLAVVIRRLADRGLLVVDDPTWPPSTSTT from the coding sequence GTGGCCGTCGTCACCCAGCCGCACCTGGTGCGGATGCTGCGCATGCTGATCGCTGAAGCCGAGCGGTTCCCCGCACTGGCCACGGCCTGGCACCGCCGCGCACCTCGGCAGGCGCACCGCACCCTGGCCGTCGTCATCCGCCGTCTCGCCGACCGGGGCCTGCTGGTGGTCGATGACCCGACCTGGCCGCCGAGCACCTCA